A window of the Dickeya dianthicola NCPPB 453 genome harbors these coding sequences:
- a CDS encoding metal-dependent hydrolase: protein MLLVDSHCHLDGLDYQSLHKDVSDVLNKAREREVGFFLAVATTLPGFRAMAELIGERDNVAFSCGVHPLSQDAPYDFAELRTLAALPSVVALGETGLDYYYQQDTIPQQQASFREHIRVGRALNKPVIVHTRSAREDTLTILREEKADECSGVLHCFTEDRETAEKLLDLGFYISFSGIVTFRNADALRDVARYVPLDRLLIETDSPWLAPVPYRGKENQPAYVRDVAEYLAVLKNVSLEQLASTTTENFARLFHIDAARLTVA, encoded by the coding sequence ATGTTGTTAGTTGATTCCCACTGCCATCTTGATGGTTTGGATTATCAGTCGCTGCACAAAGATGTGTCTGACGTATTGAACAAGGCTCGTGAGCGCGAGGTGGGCTTTTTTCTGGCGGTGGCGACCACCTTGCCGGGATTCCGTGCTATGGCCGAACTGATCGGCGAGCGCGACAATGTGGCGTTTTCCTGCGGCGTACATCCGCTCAGTCAGGACGCGCCGTATGATTTCGCCGAGCTGCGTACGCTGGCGGCGTTACCGTCGGTTGTCGCGCTGGGGGAAACCGGGCTGGATTACTATTATCAGCAAGACACCATCCCGCAGCAGCAGGCATCGTTTCGTGAGCACATTCGCGTTGGCCGGGCGCTGAATAAGCCGGTGATTGTGCATACCCGCTCCGCCCGTGAAGATACGCTTACCATCCTGCGTGAGGAAAAAGCGGACGAATGCAGCGGTGTGCTGCATTGTTTTACCGAAGATCGGGAAACGGCGGAGAAACTGCTGGATTTGGGGTTCTATATTTCCTTTTCTGGGATCGTGACTTTCCGTAATGCAGACGCATTGCGCGACGTCGCGCGCTACGTGCCGCTGGACCGGTTGCTGATTGAAACCGATTCCCCGTGGCTGGCGCCGGTTCCCTACCGCGGCAAGGAAAATCAACCCGCCTACGTGCGCGATGTGGCTGAATATCTGGCTGTACTCAAGAATGTCAGTCTCGAACAACTGGCATCCACCACCACCGAAAATTTTGCTCGGCTATTCCACATTGATGCGGCGCGGTTGACCGTGGCCTGA